TCGGGTGCTACTTACAGGCCCGAAGCGATTTAAGGACATATCCGGCATGATCCCCAACATGAGCGACAGGATGCTTGCTGAGCGATTCCGTGAACTTGAGGCTGCGGGCATTCTGGTACGCCGCGTCTATCCAGAGACACCGGTCCGTATTGAGTATGAACTAACGCCAAAGGGCCGA
The Alicyclobacillus curvatus genome window above contains:
- a CDS encoding helix-turn-helix transcriptional regulator, with amino-acid sequence MEQEHFELCPKFESAFELLGKRWTGLMIRVLLTGPKRFKDISGMIPNMSDRMLAERFRELEAAGILVRRVYPETPVRIEYELTPKGRALAPVMDTVQQWADDWISARTVQH